A genomic window from Silene latifolia isolate original U9 population chromosome Y, ASM4854445v1, whole genome shotgun sequence includes:
- the LOC141628959 gene encoding uncharacterized protein LOC141628959, with translation MAEVRNYCGQCSGAWALAGDFNTVIDPNERLGANTRQADMDEFLDCIATCGVTDIAATGAYYTWTNKQEPLTRVFSRLDRFMVNQEWMNQFPNMMAHFHLEGLFDHCPCTVGNCEIGGGRRASFKYYNMWGKADDFIPTVTEQWNKNYPGHKMFAVIKELKALKPALKALHMSCYPDIKESQAAADLKKLSVARDSFLS, from the exons ATGGCAGAAGTTAGAAATTATTGCGGTCAATGCAGTGGGGCTTGGGCTTTGGCAGGAGATTTTAACACTGTTATTGATCCTAATGAAAGACTGGGTGCTAACACCAGACAGGCTGATATGGATGAATTTCTGGACTGTATTGCTACCTGTGGTGTCACTGATATTGCTGCTACTGGGGCTTACTACACATGGACCAATAAACAGGAACCACTTACTAGAGTGTTTAGTCGACTGGACAGGTTCATGGTTAATCAGGAGTGGATGAACCAGTTCCCTAATATGATGGCACACTTCCACCTAGAGGGATTATTTGATCATTGCCCTTGTACTGTGGGCAACTGTGAGATAGGGGGTGGCAGGAGAGCTAGTTTTAAGTACTACAATATGTGGGGCAAAGCAGATGATTTTATACCCACAGTTACTGAACAATGGAACAAAAACTACCCAGGGCATAAAATGTTTGCTGTCATTAAGGAATTGAAAGCTCTAAAACCTGCTTTGAAGGCATTGCATATGAGTTGCTATCCTGATATT AAGGAATCTCAGGCTGCTGCTGATCTTAAGAAGTTGAGTGTAGCAAGAGACAGCTTCCTGAGTTAG